In Silene latifolia isolate original U9 population chromosome 6, ASM4854445v1, whole genome shotgun sequence, the genomic window accaaattaaGATATAATGAGTGGAAGGAAAGAGTAAAATCGTAAAGGTAGAATGTCCCGAAACTTTCTTAGCGTATAGCACacaaataaatatgcatatatcTCATGAGACTCGCAAGTAGCAACGTCATGCAAAAAATGTAATGTACGCACaagaaaaacaattagaacatccaaactatacattattaaagcaataaaagaatTAGTAAACAAATAACTTAAACAAGTAATCCAAGACACTTTATATCTACCCCTCTCTCTTTCAGTCGGTTTCTATATATGTGTTTGATACGAGTTTTATACTAGACCCAAAAATCTATTCCCCCGCTAGACGTATGGCCGAAGGCTCAACACGCGGTCGCagagttgctctgataccattttgtaacgccCCCGGAAAGCAGACAggcagctcaaaatagctctttttattaataataggcagcagcggaattacaagggcgtcaccgccgtatttcccatccggaaaatacaaggcttatacaaaaataaagataaatacacTTGCTAAAGATATAAACTAATAACTCCATTACATATTCATCCTATTAGGTCATATCATCTGAAAATCCTCACTCTTGACCTTCCCCCttacttgtacctgaaaaagaatgaaagtaacatgatcagccaaccacaggctgagtatgactccggtcACCTCCACCGGTCCTACTTACCTCCATTTTAATATTTCACTCCTTTTTGGTCTCACAAGTATAAAAATAAGTCAAATGAACACAAtcaaataattattaaatagacATGCACAACCTGTCATTTTATCATAATATGCAAAATATAGATTACCGGTCTACTATTCTTGAAATGAGACACATTACGGAGTAAAAACTCCCgggctaagccctcctccatgtacacaggatcccgagtctaagacccgtgtaaaccccCGGCATTTTTACCGTAATAATCGAACCGTAGTTCACATGAGGCGGTGCCCCCTTCCATGTACACAAAGTCAAATTTGTAATGTTGTCCCCCTcccgtaatcgtatcccgaatgctacaattggccaatagtACATTATAATAGAAGTATTAATATGACAACCATATGTTCAGAAAAAGACagttaatataacatgtgagtACTATAATGATAAGATAACATGAGACGGTTGATAATACTATACAATAAGCAGTACATTATTACTTATTTCTACGACGAAGGGttccgaaatcataccttatttTATCGAGGGAACCTAGTTATTAGAAATAATAGTGAATTTGTACGTGTGAAATAATTAGAATGAAATGAAGGGTGCTCGGCTATTTATAGCCAACATATGTCGGTGGCAAATGCTACGTGATTATGGACAACTCAAATtgatcttttcttcttctttcttaatAAGCAAGAAAAGCTAAAGTTTATCCTATTATTCTACTAAGATATGTACTACAATTACCATGCATCTTTATCTAAatgtattaataaaaactattattattattattattattattattattcgggTTATTAcatatttataaaagcgattatatattactatattagtgatattataatgtttatttaaagacaatcgatagtataataactttatttaagacaaaatcataatttaaaaataaaatgggtgctaaatatacataaattggtcAGTAATGTGTCATATATAATGATGATTgtaaatagaaaatttatgaattataatacaatcaagtgttgcataaaaagatcttgaatccataaacaaatcaataataagcttttttactttgataaatagtagaattaaatctttttaactttcaaatataggtaattattattatgcctcattacatttgaaTAACTAAAACACATcttaatttttaaccattaatcacAATTgcaccagaaaaagaaaatattttgcatttgtttatacattttattgttacctcaattacatcttaaaagtcgtgttaggaaaaaaatGTTATTTGAATCATATCATTTgttcatattttaattatgaccaaaaatggaaaaaacgtacgaatataaatagataatatagtattttctcattattaaattgggttagatatcgaaataggtgcaatAAAGATGAtgtactttttcgtgtgttatttgtcccacattgaaaaataatgtaggtgtggtaaatttactacatataaatagttgaattatcccacatcagaaaattatcataaggtggggtgatcctaaaaattaatttagggaagtattataaataatacggagtatataatatatttcgatgtaaaaaaaaaaagtggagaACCTtttaatattaaatatattgcatataaatagttgaattgtcctacatcagaaaattatcataaggtggggtgatcctaaaaattaatttaggaaagtattataaataatatatttcgATGTAAAAAattaaagtggagaatcttttaattattataatatttatttcctatattatattcaagtgatgtttctaatttttatataaaaacttttacatttcatttggcaaaaaaatatcattaagaaaattatgaaaataacataatttgattcgtggtaaaaatgctatcatcagcttttagatttcatataatttgtacatatataaaattgtgtacttcttagtatgttatatgtcccacattgaaaaataatgtaaaattatacaaaaataatagaattgtcccacatcgaaagattaacatcaGATGtggtggtcttatgattataaatatgaggcatcattggaacttaggtatgaacccaacatcttttgcgtcttttaaataaaatattttgacttttgatcatatctaaataaatgattagacataagatgttaatattaattattaagaccttataaccaattttttgttactaagttaattaccccgttgcaacgcacgggcatccaaatTAGTAAAATATTATAAAGGCTTGGATATAAGGAGTTATGGCCAAAATAGCTATTTTCAGATCTTTTCAAGGTGTGATCAATTAATATTATTACAAATTTTAGTGTAACTGGTAGTTTAATTTGTATTAACAATGTTCTTGTGAGGAGATTAAAGTATTTACTCTGTAATTATAAAATAGTTTAGAGAAAATCCGTCCTAAACTTTAATTAGGCTATGTTTTTTTCAGTTTAAAAGAGTTGAACTGAAATGAACTTAATGAAATTGACCTTTAAATTCAATGAAGTTGAATAAAAGTTAACTAATTTGAATAAAGTTGAGCTGGACTTAATGGAGTTAGCTGAATTGAACTAAATGAAGTTAAGCTGCATTGAAACGAATTAAaattaagccagaaagaacataTACTAGTCTCCCTTAAAATGGTCAAATAACATCTCATGGACAAGTTTTTTCACTTTTATCTTATCAAATATTATTTGACATGTATTAAGAACATCaacaatagaggtttgtcaacaaaggtttgtgtactttttagagGTTTGTTGACAACTTCTCTATTGTTGGGAATGAGGGTTGAGGTTCATAGATGAGAATGGTTACAATTTTGAATACAGGTTTGTGTTTTTCGTTGTGAGTGATAGCGAACCCCATGTAGTATACTTTTATGAGGTTTGTCTATATTTAAGAGGTTTGTCTATTATTGTATTAAGGTTTGTTGTTAGAGAGGTTTGTGTGTTGAGTGATATGGTATTAGATAAACCTTATTCGAGGTTTGTCTATTGCTAATGCTCTGTTTAAGACCGATATTATTTCGGTTTTGGACAAGTATTTGTGAAAATCAAGATAAACATGGCTTTAAGTGGGACCCACTCTACTCTCATCGAAGCCATCCACGTGTCACCAGATTAGCCATCAGATCAATCGAGTACTCAGTTCTTGCTTCTTTAAATGTCCAGTCTTTCCTACACACCAAAGTAGGCACAAATTACAATTTGTGTCTTGCGCTTATCGATAACACGCTAATTACCCAATACCAATTCAATTTCAACTCAATTACTCAACTTTCATTTCAAGGTatcatttctttatttttatttttatcatCACCCTTTGACTTGATCTTATTTGTCTATAATTCATTGGTTTTCTTATAATTCTGTTGTttgatcatcatcattattattattgtttatcaTTTTTTTGATTGAGATTAATTGGGTATGTTTCATGTTTAATTTACCCAAAGAAGAGAAATTTGTTTGATTGTTTGTGGGTTGAATTTTTTCGGAGTTGAATTTGTGAGAATTTGTTTGTTTGATTGGATTGGGTTTAATTTTGCACCCCCTTTATGTGATTAGTTGGTTTTGCATGTCTCAACTTAGTAGTCAATCAAAGTGGTCCGTCTCACTTAAAACCGTCTTAACTTTCAAGGTAGCAATATAGTCATAAATAGgccgttttaagtttaagacgactcaaatgagattttgtgcataCAAAGAACTTGTCTTGACATTGAAAGTGTATTTTTGTTTTCCCTAGTAGTTTAGGGGTAAGGCTGTGTAAATCCGCGGCCATTATGAGAAATTACCATGGGTGCAGAAATCATTGATATATTGTTATTGTCTGGGAGTACCTAACATTTACCCTCGTTGGTACCCTTAGCGCAAAAACAGAAAGTTAAGTATCTTCGTGCCAACGAGGGTAAATGTTAGTTACCATGGGTGCAGAAATCATTGGATGAAATATTTGTCATTTTTCTCTATTTTGATTGTAGTTTTTGAGAGTAGAAATCTCCTTACCATGTTGTTAAGAAAGCCTACACATTTATTGTGTGTAAATGTTTTACAAGGACAAGGAAAATGATTATTGCCCATAAGTCCATAATTAGCAAAAATAATACACTTCTAAACCATTTTGTTTAGATTAATACTAAAAATAAGATATTGTTAAAAATGATTAAATATAGATGTACTGTAATTGGGTAAGGATGATTCAAATGCTTAGTCATTACATAATTTCTGTGTATTTTATGTGCTGTTGACATATGTAAGGCCTTATATGGTTTACCTATTTGTCATTTACTGCTgtataattttttaattaaaaaatgtcTGATGTTTATCTTATGGGATGGTGGGAAATAGGAATATTCTTGGAGGTTTGTTTATAAAGAGTGAAAGAGTTTATGGCAATGCAAGAGGGTTTAAGGAGTGAAGATTTGGATTCTTGTTTTAAGAAGCTGATGGTGTTTGGTGCTGCTCTTGGTGCTAGTCCCGGTGACGGTGGCAAGTTGGGTGGTGAGATGATGGCTGATTGGAAGGATATTCCTATGGAGTTACTTTTGCGGATACTTACTCTTGTTGATGATAAGACAGTGATCAGGGTTTCGGGTGTGTGTAGTGGATGGAGGGAAGCGATATGTCTTGGGTTGACGCGTCTTTGTCTCTCGTGGTATGTATTTTTTCCCTTGTTATTCACAGTTTCACGCTCTCGTGCTGGCTTTTGTGGGATTACGACTCATGTTTGATGTTTATCTAATTGTTGTTTTTTATTCAAGTGCTGTActttagttttgagtttaagCAGTTGTCTATTTTCTGTTTGCAGTTCGTTCTATTTTGTGCAAgtgatgtgatatgttaggtgcTGGTTTTTTCTACTTGTATCACTATAATGTTAGGAACTTGTTGATTCATGATTGATTATTTTTCGATCCCTTACAGCAGTATAACCGATTGGCTGAAAGGGTCCCATACTCCCATCTTGTCCGTGTTGAAACCCCGTATTGATGTATTGTAACCCTATGTTGAAAACACTCAAAGGCTGATTTCGAATGATCCAAAATGATTAAAATTCACATTGATCAACAACTACAAAGTATAAGAACCACATACGGTTGACTTGGGACATTTATTTTAATTTCCAAATCCAAAAATAGTGCGTCTTTGGTTCAACTTCGAATGCAATTTCAAATATATAATTTGCTAAAAATGATGGTCGAAGTATAATTTGGTGAAAAGGATGCTAATGATGTGTATCATATTTGTAGGTGCAAGAACAACATGAACGAGGTAGTCCTAACTCTTGCACCAAAGTTCACAAGGTTGCAGACATTGATACTTCGTCAAGATAAACCACAACTTGAGGATAATGCTATTGAGACTGTAGCAAGTTTCTGCCATGATCTCCGGGAGCTGGACTTAAGCAAGAGTTTCAAGCTAACTGATCGTTCTTTGTATGCTTTGGCACATGGTTGCCCGAATCTAACCAAGCTGAACATTAGTGGGTGCACAGCTTTTAGTGATGATGCAGTTGCGTATCTTACTAGTTTTTGCAAGAAGTTGAAGTCACTAAATCTATGTGGATGTGTGAGGGCCGCTACTGACCGAGCATTGCAGGTAGAGTTTGCTTATTGAAAGTAATGTTATCATTTGCATTGGTGTTTCCAATTTGGAAACTAATTTTTCTGTACTTTGCGCGATTTTTCGTGCtaacaaaattcaaaattcatgATTTTCTACACGTATATTAGAATTAGCATCAAAATTTCCTGGATTTGCCACTAAATTTTTATCTGGAGACTGAGAGAGTGATGTTCTTCCTATACTGTCTTTGGATGCAGGCCATCGCGTATAACTGCAGAGAGCTTCAGACTCTTAACTTGGGGTGGTGTGAAAACGTTAGTGATTCGGGTGTCACAAGTTTGGCTTATGGTTGTCCAAATCTTAGAGCTCTTGACCTGTGTGGCTGCGTCCTTATTACAGGTATTTAATCGGATTACTCATTAGTTCTCCTTCAGcaatttttttgttgttattgtcaCATTGAGCAGCTGTGCCGTTACTCCTCAGTCATCCCTTTTTTTCTCGTCCCCATTTGAGTTCTTTTTTTCAACTTTGACAATGAATTTCTCGGAATATATTTAGAAATAGTCTTGCCTTTGTTAGTTAAATTGATCAGAATAAATTCTCATGTATGTACTTTTCAAAATACTAAATTCCTCGGATGATGACTTTTGTGAGAAAATACTTTTCAAAATTGACATCGTTCTTCCATCAAAGTCGCGATGAAGAATGTGTGGTTATACTAGATTCCGAAACTAGGAGATCATTTCTTTTCGCTCAGTTGATTAGCTACAAGACTACAAGTGGGTTATCCTATTATGTCACTTTCCTGCAGTACATTACTTTTGTGCATTCACTTAGTCATTCGGGGTCGACCAATTTGCATTCAGTTTTTCTCTTGTTGTTTTGGGGTTTGGCCGGGTCATTTATGTCGGATTAGTTTTTCAGGTCTAAATATGACATTTGGGTTTATTCTCGACTATGCAGATGAAAGTGTGATAGCCCTGGCAAACCGATGCCCACACCTCAGGTCTCTCGGACTGTACTATTGCCAGAACATCACAGATAGAGCAATGTACTCTTTGGCCCAAAGTCGAGTGAGAAATAAACACGGTGTATGGCAGTCTATCAAACCTCCTCGATATGAAGATGACGGCCTCATGAACCTAAACATCAGTCAGTGCACCGCTCTAACCCCACCTGCAGTCCAAGCAGTGTGCGATTCCTTCCCATCACTTCACACTTGTCCTGGACGACATTCTCTCATTATAAGCGGTTGCTTGAATCTCACGTCAGTCCATTGTGCTTGTGCTATTTACTCTCACCGTGCTCCAAGTACGATTGCTCACTGAGTTTATCAATCCAGAACTCTCTATTACTCTGGATCGTGTATGTACATGTATCGCTTTGCGGAATGTTAGGATAACGGTTGTAGTTGTATTCTATGAACTTTTGATCTTTCTCTTTCGACTCGTAATGAATTAGATATGTCGAGTTGCAGCGTCTTTAATTGCGAAGATCTATATAACTTTCAGTAATAGTCTTAAAATTTGTAAATTTCTGTGATGATTTATGTATAATATAAAGCACTACCTAACCTTTTGGATGTACTTAAAATGCAttcgttttttattttattttattttatttttattttgcagACCGTACATGTCTGGTTTATTCAGTAGCCCCGAAAAAAGATATTTTATCTTAGTAGTGAATACTAGTGATTCATGCGTATGTTAATCCAAAATAGAAAGATTTTGTGAGCCAATTGAGTAAATAATATTATCAACTTGCATTTGCTTAAAATGAaaaacataaacaaatgaatgagacactCAAATAAGAAAAACGTAAAATTAACCGCTCTGAAGGGGTAAAAATGGAATTGCGAATTATGCAGCATAGATAGCAATCTTCATTCCAGCTTGACAATGGCCAATTGCTGTGCAGATGAAGTAATTGAGGCCTCTGTTTAGTACAATTTCATCCTTACCACTTTGGAACACTCTGGCTTCTTTTGGGCTAATGCAATTGTCATACCCATTTTTATCGACCGCTACCACATTATGCCATGCGTTCAAGTAGTTAAATACTGCAAAAAGTTTTAGAAAACGACATTGAAATTATCAGCAAATGTGAACTAGTttaattggtaaagttatagtgATACTCATGAAATCATAAGTCATAACCATCAACATCAAATTCCAGTAAATGGCTTATACATCCGATGTACTACCATTAATTATATAGTTTCTGAGCAttctaataaagtttttgagttttgttttaaaaattatgagtttcaCTATAACGTTTTTGAGTTCATTCACTTAAAAATTAAgttaaaaaaattacaataaaattcaaaaaaattacatataaccttagttaaatttaaattttgacggaaaaaaatCAATATATAACTTGTTAACTATAATAAGCTCAGAAAAGAATACACATATGctaaaaaacaaa contains:
- the LOC141586382 gene encoding F-box protein SKP2A-like, whose amino-acid sequence is MAMQEGLRSEDLDSCFKKLMVFGAALGASPGDGGKLGGEMMADWKDIPMELLLRILTLVDDKTVIRVSGVCSGWREAICLGLTRLCLSWCKNNMNEVVLTLAPKFTRLQTLILRQDKPQLEDNAIETVASFCHDLRELDLSKSFKLTDRSLYALAHGCPNLTKLNISGCTAFSDDAVAYLTSFCKKLKSLNLCGCVRAATDRALQAIAYNCRELQTLNLGWCENVSDSGVTSLAYGCPNLRALDLCGCVLITDESVIALANRCPHLRSLGLYYCQNITDRAMYSLAQSRVRNKHGVWQSIKPPRYEDDGLMNLNISQCTALTPPAVQAVCDSFPSLHTCPGRHSLIISGCLNLTSVHCACAIYSHRAPSTIAH